A DNA window from Microthrixaceae bacterium contains the following coding sequences:
- a CDS encoding ERF family protein encodes MTTAHEAWNDVMRDVREIRKDERASGGGANYNFRGIDAVMNAVGPIFRDHGVSCVPVEIKNVMTRDFTSKTGTRMHEAIVIVRYRVTG; translated from the coding sequence ATGACCACCGCCCATGAAGCCTGGAACGACGTGATGCGTGACGTCCGAGAGATCCGCAAGGACGAACGCGCCTCCGGTGGGGGAGCCAACTACAACTTCCGAGGCATCGACGCCGTGATGAACGCGGTCGGCCCCATCTTCCGCGACCACGGCGTCTCCTGCGTCCCGGTGGAGATCAAGAACGTGATGACGCGTGACTTCACCTCCAAGACTGGCACCAGGATGCACGAGGCCATCGTCATCGTGCGTTACCGGGTGACTGGA
- a CDS encoding HNH endonuclease — MWLGTKDGSKGYGRLRGTSSHRYAYEALRGPVPDGLQLDHLCRNRICCNPDHLEPVTARENWIRGFAPSAIAIKQGACLRGHPRNAENTYVRPDGNNVCRVCVRLNYAKRQAAKKDAG, encoded by the coding sequence GTGTGGTTGGGGACCAAGGACGGCAGTAAGGGGTACGGCAGGCTTCGCGGCACATCCTCACACCGCTACGCCTACGAAGCACTCCGCGGCCCGGTGCCGGACGGGCTCCAACTGGACCATTTGTGTCGGAACCGAATCTGCTGTAACCCCGACCACTTGGAACCTGTCACGGCCCGGGAGAACTGGATTCGAGGGTTCGCCCCCTCGGCCATCGCCATCAAGCAGGGGGCTTGCCTGCGCGGCCATCCGCGCAACGCTGAGAACACCTACGTCAGACCTGACGGTAACAACGTGTGCCGGGTCTGTGTCCGCCTGAACTACGCCAAGAGGCAGGCAGCGAAGAAGGACGCCGGATGA
- a CDS encoding transglycosylase family protein, which yields MKPMKKLIASLSVMASLALAAPQATAGAVYHHWSETPAEVQATHSPEVIQGWIDAYWVNEWTRAYWFNRWMEAAAAKAAEVPPCHSPSQQKCSVQGIEVCNGNDLLPCYVIYRESRFNPTAQNPRSSAYGLAQFLASTWRSVCPEFPHRGASVAQQVECQRRLYDNGRGRSHWSLTL from the coding sequence ATGAAGCCCATGAAGAAGCTCATAGCGTCCCTATCCGTCATGGCCTCCCTCGCCCTCGCTGCCCCCCAGGCGACCGCAGGTGCCGTCTACCACCACTGGTCGGAGACCCCGGCCGAGGTCCAAGCGACCCACTCGCCCGAAGTGATCCAGGGTTGGATCGACGCCTACTGGGTGAATGAGTGGACCCGGGCCTACTGGTTCAACCGCTGGATGGAGGCAGCCGCAGCGAAGGCTGCCGAGGTGCCGCCCTGCCACTCCCCCAGCCAGCAGAAGTGCTCAGTCCAGGGCATCGAGGTCTGCAACGGGAACGACCTCCTGCCATGCTACGTCATCTACCGCGAGTCCCGGTTCAACCCGACCGCACAGAACCCCCGCTCATCGGCCTATGGGTTGGCGCAGTTCCTCGCCAGCACCTGGCGCTCCGTCTGCCCCGAGTTCCCCCACCGCGGGGCTTCCGTCGCCCAGCAGGTGGAGTGCCAGCGTCGGCTCTACGACAACGGCCGTGGTCGTTCCCACTGGTCGCTGACCCTGTAA
- a CDS encoding HNH endonuclease — protein MGLHDAHAWTAEQESWLGTMPDAEVATRIGRSEMVVSRRRRALGVPTFRSTRGPMMIPCANCGMPTEKKSRDQRRSRRLFCSTECAAAGQKRRDTDMLRYGPGWKNRRAEIRKRDRGCRSCGARPKRLTELHVHHLVPFRFGGTNRSENLVALCETCHHKIEAITTQVLESIQVEVSLDGPSLTITVEGEQRWPLSAPGADSPTRPG, from the coding sequence ATGGGTCTGCACGATGCACATGCCTGGACGGCGGAGCAGGAGTCCTGGTTGGGGACGATGCCGGACGCCGAGGTGGCGACGAGGATCGGCCGGAGCGAGATGGTGGTGTCCCGCCGACGGAGGGCGCTGGGGGTTCCGACCTTCCGATCCACCAGGGGTCCGATGATGATTCCGTGCGCGAACTGCGGCATGCCGACGGAGAAGAAGTCCAGGGACCAGCGCCGCTCCCGGCGGCTGTTCTGCTCGACGGAGTGCGCGGCAGCGGGGCAGAAGCGGCGGGACACGGACATGCTTCGGTACGGGCCGGGATGGAAGAACCGTCGAGCGGAGATCCGCAAGCGGGACCGCGGGTGCCGGTCGTGTGGAGCCAGGCCCAAGAGGTTGACCGAACTGCATGTCCACCATCTGGTGCCGTTCCGGTTCGGGGGGACGAACCGCTCGGAGAACTTGGTGGCGCTGTGCGAGACGTGTCACCACAAGATCGAGGCGATCACGACGCAGGTGTTGGAGTCGATCCAGGTCGAAGTGAGCCTCGACGGACCATCCTTGACGATCACGGTGGAGGGCGAGCAGCGATGGCCGCTGTCTGCTCCTGGTGCGGACTCCCCGACCCGGCCTGGCTGA
- a CDS encoding site-specific DNA-methyltransferase, protein MAAVCSWCGLPDPAWLMSLEPLGTALKPAHEPIILARKPLRVDGRKATVAKNVLTHGTGAINIDATRVDGGSRPLREWDYKEADNNAYVGRMDGSLAGSSRAVGETTQGRWPANVILDPEAGGVLDEQTGTLTSGKPAGGDGPHLAKASVGVGGGAALEGSADGSLRSEGVEYHLYGDSGGASRFFYCAKTAKSERNAGLPEGMRNDHPTVKPVALMEWLVRMVTPPGGTVLDPFCGSGTTMVAAERLGFDGIGIDRDDDDKYLAIARHRVRHASELEYEAGQSPPPAPSPVPTDDSGVLDLFPDL, encoded by the coding sequence ATGGCCGCTGTCTGCTCCTGGTGCGGACTCCCCGACCCGGCCTGGCTGATGAGCCTGGAGCCGCTTGGCACGGCCCTAAAGCCAGCCCACGAGCCGATCATCCTCGCCCGCAAGCCCCTTCGGGTTGACGGCCGCAAGGCGACGGTCGCCAAGAACGTGCTCACCCACGGCACGGGCGCAATCAACATCGACGCCACGCGAGTTGATGGCGGCAGCCGACCCTTGCGGGAGTGGGACTACAAAGAGGCCGACAACAACGCCTACGTGGGCCGTATGGACGGGTCTCTGGCTGGCAGCTCCAGGGCTGTCGGGGAAACCACCCAAGGCCGCTGGCCCGCCAACGTGATCCTCGACCCCGAGGCGGGTGGGGTGCTGGACGAGCAGACCGGCACCCTGACCTCCGGCAAGCCCGCTGGTGGTGATGGACCCCACCTTGCCAAAGCCTCAGTTGGGGTCGGTGGCGGCGCTGCCCTTGAAGGGTCGGCGGACGGCAGCCTGCGCTCCGAGGGTGTCGAGTACCACCTCTACGGTGACTCGGGCGGTGCCTCCCGGTTCTTCTACTGTGCCAAGACCGCCAAGTCTGAGCGCAACGCCGGGCTGCCCGAGGGAATGAGGAACGACCATCCGACCGTGAAGCCGGTGGCTCTCATGGAGTGGTTGGTCAGGATGGTGACCCCTCCGGGTGGCACGGTGCTTGATCCGTTCTGCGGTTCGGGGACGACGATGGTTGCCGCTGAGCGGCTCGGGTTCGACGGCATCGGCATCGACCGGGACGACGACGACAAGTACCTGGCGATTGCCCGACACCGCGTCCGGCACGCCTCCGAGTTGGAGTACGAGGCGGGACAGTCCCCTCCGCCAGCGCCGTCGCCCGTCCCCACTGATGACTCGGGCGTGCTTGACCTGTTCCCCGATCTGTAA
- a CDS encoding methyltransferase domain-containing protein: MILNLGCGAHPFPGCVNVDKANGDVVLDLDDPWPWPASSVDAIYAVQVFEHVGDPEHFMARAWQALVLGGPLIITTPDYRHENSYTDPTHVRHCTVRSFDYWCAHTDLFEQFGKPVWGDEAPFEKVSVVTNEVDICAVLRKR; the protein is encoded by the coding sequence GTGATCCTCAACCTCGGCTGCGGAGCCCACCCATTCCCCGGCTGCGTGAACGTGGACAAGGCGAACGGCGACGTGGTGCTGGACCTGGACGATCCGTGGCCTTGGCCCGCCTCGTCCGTGGACGCCATCTACGCGGTGCAGGTGTTCGAGCATGTCGGTGACCCCGAGCACTTCATGGCCCGAGCGTGGCAGGCTCTTGTGCTGGGTGGCCCCCTCATCATCACCACCCCGGACTACCGCCACGAGAACTCCTACACCGACCCCACCCACGTCCGCCATTGCACCGTCCGGTCCTTCGACTACTGGTGCGCCCACACCGACCTGTTCGAGCAGTTCGGCAAGCCGGTGTGGGGCGACGAGGCCCCCTTCGAGAAGGTCAGCGTGGTCACCAACGAGGTCGACATCTGCGCCGTGTTGAGGAAGCGATGA
- a CDS encoding WhiB family transcriptional regulator, whose amino-acid sequence MERPKWMADANCAGTSPDMFFAPLLGDGGNKYYSAALCAEAKKVCEGCTVKAECLEWGMEDIYYGVYGGLSPLERRNLRQPGRSASGLAS is encoded by the coding sequence ATGGAACGACCGAAGTGGATGGCGGACGCGAACTGTGCGGGCACGTCGCCTGACATGTTCTTCGCCCCCCTGCTTGGGGACGGTGGCAACAAGTACTACTCCGCCGCCCTCTGCGCCGAGGCCAAGAAGGTCTGCGAGGGCTGCACGGTGAAGGCCGAGTGCCTGGAGTGGGGGATGGAGGACATCTACTACGGCGTGTACGGCGGGCTATCGCCTCTGGAGCGCCGGAACCTCCGTCAGCCCGGCAGGTCCGCCTCGGGGCTGGCCTCGTAG
- a CDS encoding major capsid protein, with protein MNELLGIQIPEDLSALTPDDLSTLISDLKGAIVTALSGEVTVDVADQAEKADALIAQAETIASERAEAEAALSARREALLSKFSEDADDEADEPAAEAEGDEADEDAEDAAAEDEQEAVTASAWSPSLGAVAKTAPKDKAPAKPAFRSFQDVPFKAVSSINDVQAGEEFESKAQLAEALISRFETISGGSDSKLAVARLSANWKPEQLLSDDAAENIAKFGGLDVTAPSFTQGLTAAFCAPTEPLYDIATSSSTARPVKASLATYRPKRGSVSVYPSPTLSDVSDQNVDGSTGYGIWTSADDSDNDATKACATIPCSSPTVYEIYGVWRCLKVKNLMAMTFPELVDAILNRLGALHSRLGEVTLLDAMLASANTYAMTATANTYGASINVLTTILNAVEIHRDEERYDSGQRFDAWLPRWVGTAMQIDLANQRREGGSLRNRLAPMSDVNAALREAGLNVTWTLDVASTWANVPNAADGQDLPTLPTNIDLIMTPAGNFRALDRGDLTIGVTNGGIYRDTTTNAKNEFAVFQENFEGLVDFGARTYALTIEGVCTGGAQTADVTSITCPENSGS; from the coding sequence ATGAACGAGCTGCTCGGAATCCAGATCCCCGAGGATCTCTCGGCGCTGACGCCAGACGACCTCTCCACCCTCATCTCCGACCTCAAGGGCGCGATCGTGACCGCCCTGTCCGGCGAGGTCACCGTCGACGTGGCCGACCAGGCCGAGAAGGCCGACGCCCTCATCGCCCAGGCCGAGACCATCGCCTCCGAGCGCGCCGAGGCCGAAGCGGCCCTGTCCGCCCGCCGCGAGGCCCTCCTGTCCAAGTTCTCCGAGGACGCCGACGACGAGGCCGACGAGCCCGCCGCCGAAGCCGAGGGCGACGAGGCCGACGAGGACGCCGAGGACGCTGCCGCCGAGGACGAGCAGGAAGCGGTCACCGCCTCCGCCTGGTCCCCCAGCCTCGGTGCCGTCGCCAAGACCGCCCCCAAGGACAAGGCCCCCGCCAAGCCCGCCTTCCGCTCCTTCCAGGACGTGCCCTTCAAGGCCGTCTCCTCGATCAACGACGTGCAGGCCGGTGAGGAGTTCGAGTCCAAGGCGCAGCTCGCTGAGGCGCTCATCTCCCGGTTCGAGACCATCTCTGGCGGCAGCGACTCCAAGCTCGCCGTCGCCCGCCTGTCGGCCAACTGGAAGCCCGAGCAGCTTCTCTCCGACGACGCCGCCGAGAACATCGCCAAGTTCGGTGGCCTCGACGTGACGGCCCCGTCCTTCACCCAGGGCCTCACCGCCGCCTTCTGTGCCCCGACCGAGCCGCTCTACGACATCGCCACGTCGTCCAGCACCGCCCGCCCTGTCAAGGCCAGCCTCGCCACCTACCGCCCCAAGCGCGGTTCGGTGAGCGTGTACCCGTCGCCCACCCTGTCGGACGTGTCCGACCAGAACGTGGACGGCAGCACCGGCTACGGCATCTGGACCTCGGCCGACGACAGCGACAACGACGCCACCAAGGCGTGCGCCACCATCCCGTGCTCGTCCCCGACGGTGTACGAGATCTACGGCGTGTGGCGCTGCCTCAAGGTCAAGAACCTCATGGCGATGACCTTCCCCGAGCTGGTCGACGCCATCCTCAACCGCCTGGGTGCCCTGCACTCGCGGCTGGGCGAGGTCACCCTGCTCGACGCCATGCTGGCCTCGGCCAACACCTACGCGATGACGGCCACCGCCAACACCTACGGCGCGAGCATCAACGTGCTGACCACCATCCTCAACGCCGTGGAGATCCACCGCGACGAGGAGCGGTACGACAGCGGTCAGCGGTTCGATGCCTGGCTGCCCCGCTGGGTCGGCACCGCCATGCAGATCGACCTCGCCAACCAGCGCCGTGAGGGCGGCTCGCTCCGCAACCGCCTCGCACCCATGAGCGACGTGAACGCGGCGCTGCGTGAGGCCGGCCTCAACGTCACCTGGACCCTGGACGTGGCCTCCACCTGGGCCAACGTCCCGAACGCCGCCGACGGGCAGGATCTCCCGACCCTGCCGACCAACATCGACCTCATCATGACCCCGGCTGGCAACTTCCGGGCTCTGGACCGAGGCGACCTCACCATCGGCGTCACCAACGGTGGCATCTACCGCGACACCACCACCAACGCCAAAAACGAGTTCGCCGTGTTCCAGGAGAACTTCGAGGGCCTGGTGGACTTCGGTGCCCGCACCTACGCCCTCACCATCGAGGGCGTCTGCACGGGTGGCGCTCAGACCGCCGACGTGACCTCGATCACCTGCCCCGAGAACTCGGGCTCCTGA
- a CDS encoding N-acetylmuramoyl-L-alanine amidase: protein MTEHRIILRGEWGATGGRGEDVSAKLPWGEVVAHTEAGPQRSPASYEVECGWIRAIENFHVNTRGWNGIAYSFLIAPSGRIFEGRGWGRSGAHTEGRNSTAAAFCFLGHGDKWPATEAQWESARWLIREGIRLNKLKPAPLITTHAIYSGKGKSCPGTLIAPHVATRLGGITGPDKGDTMTPAQEAKLDKALAEAAAAGLRAAHCEQLLAEVLSALNVRPTDGKRPYPVRAIESLTRIETKVGSNPPSGG from the coding sequence GTGACCGAGCACCGCATCATCCTCCGAGGCGAGTGGGGCGCCACCGGGGGTCGCGGCGAGGACGTGAGCGCCAAGCTCCCGTGGGGTGAGGTCGTCGCCCACACCGAGGCCGGCCCCCAACGTTCCCCCGCCAGCTACGAGGTGGAGTGCGGCTGGATTCGCGCCATCGAGAACTTCCACGTCAACACTCGGGGCTGGAACGGCATTGCCTACTCGTTCCTTATCGCACCGTCGGGGCGGATCTTCGAGGGGCGCGGTTGGGGACGCTCCGGGGCGCACACCGAGGGCCGCAACTCCACCGCCGCCGCCTTCTGCTTCTTGGGCCACGGCGACAAGTGGCCTGCCACCGAAGCACAATGGGAGTCAGCCCGTTGGCTCATCAGGGAGGGCATCCGCCTCAACAAGCTCAAGCCCGCCCCCCTCATCACCACTCACGCGATCTACAGCGGCAAGGGGAAGTCCTGCCCCGGCACGCTGATCGCCCCGCACGTCGCCACCCGACTCGGCGGCATCACCGGACCCGACAAGGGAGACACCATGACCCCCGCCCAGGAAGCCAAGCTGGACAAGGCACTCGCGGAGGCTGCGGCTGCCGGCCTCCGGGCTGCCCACTGCGAGCAGTTGCTCGCGGAGGTGCTGTCGGCCCTCAACGTCCGGCCGACCGACGGCAAGCGCCCGTACCCGGTGCGGGCCATTGAGTCGCTGACCCGCATCGAGACCAAGGTCGGGTCCAACCCGCCCTCGGGTGGGTAG
- a CDS encoding DUF1508 domain-containing protein, which yields MKPKAVLDVYRTKSLRRSQRWAWRIVAENGRTVATSGEGYTDRSEALNRGAFIAQGGYEIDVP from the coding sequence ATGAAGCCCAAGGCCGTGCTGGACGTGTACCGCACCAAGTCGCTCCGCCGCTCCCAGCGATGGGCGTGGCGCATCGTCGCGGAGAACGGGCGCACGGTTGCCACCTCCGGCGAGGGCTACACCGATCGCTCCGAGGCCCTCAACCGAGGCGCCTTCATCGCCCAGGGCGGCTACGAGATCGACGTGCCGTGA